A genomic region of Microbacterium schleiferi contains the following coding sequences:
- a CDS encoding AMP-binding enzyme, whose translation MINRGSEKISCEEVEDLVYRYDSFDLAAAVAMLDPVFSERVCVYVSLKEGGPLGLERIRAAMESAGVAKHKHPERLIAVDDMPLTKVGKIDKRERRGLCPPRQRLMGQTLSARAATRASGGCSPRARAIEATSPR comes from the coding sequence ATGATCAACCGAGGCAGCGAGAAGATTTCGTGCGAAGAGGTGGAGGACCTCGTCTACCGCTATGACAGCTTCGATCTAGCGGCCGCCGTCGCGATGCTCGACCCCGTGTTCAGCGAGCGGGTATGCGTCTACGTGAGTCTCAAGGAGGGCGGCCCGCTCGGGCTCGAACGGATCCGCGCCGCCATGGAGTCCGCCGGGGTGGCTAAGCATAAGCACCCCGAGCGGCTGATCGCCGTCGACGACATGCCCCTCACCAAGGTAGGCAAGATTGACAAGAGGGAGCGGAGAGGGCTTTGCCCGCCGCGACAGCGCCTAATGGGGCAGACGCTCAGCGCCCGCGCCGCCACGCGAGCCAGTGGCGGATGCTCTCCTCGAGCGCGTGCAATAGAGGCAACATCACCCAGATGA
- a CDS encoding helix-turn-helix transcriptional regulator produces the protein MTGRHLTTADVAEKLGVSVVAVYKMRSISNKLRRAGQEGPLLPEPVAIEGNSPLYDEAAIDAFAQERARRAPSQRGRRPRLMPGLARDAAFAERLRAAIADGAGAPEVPTQAALIDLLGLNVVTFGERMRGRTRWTDAELEVIRRTLGVDTTDANEVVDRARAAKRQARAARSHAGS, from the coding sequence ATGACCGGACGGCACCTCACCACGGCGGACGTCGCCGAGAAGCTCGGCGTGTCCGTCGTCGCGGTCTACAAGATGCGCTCCATCAGCAACAAGCTGCGCAGAGCCGGCCAGGAGGGTCCTCTGCTCCCCGAGCCGGTTGCCATAGAAGGCAACTCCCCGCTCTACGACGAGGCCGCGATCGACGCATTCGCGCAGGAGCGCGCGCGCAGGGCGCCCTCGCAGCGCGGCCGCCGGCCGCGACTGATGCCGGGACTGGCGCGCGATGCGGCTTTCGCGGAGCGGTTGCGGGCGGCGATCGCGGACGGGGCGGGGGCGCCCGAGGTTCCCACGCAGGCGGCTCTGATCGACCTGCTCGGCTTGAACGTCGTCACGTTCGGTGAGCGGATGCGAGGGCGCACCCGCTGGACCGACGCCGAGCTCGAGGTGATCAGGCGCACCCTCGGTGTCGACACGACGGATGCGAACGAGGTCGTAGACCGCGCTCGCGCGGCCAAGCGTCAGGCGCGCGCGGCGAGATCCCACGCGGGTTCGTAG
- a CDS encoding SAM-dependent methyltransferase has product MRWTLYGPRFLPVRGDVSHPNQGGFDVVIGNPPYVNRRELSYRITGFETDNVDDIYASCCERSAQITRPDGRLSLIVPIRSQFADRDESLRKFYERRFDAIWVSTFQERPAALFQVKVRSTIITAAGYGSVSELHTTLTHSWIEAFRPHLMATLRYSLRPAGSRTPNWMRASSDAMFELIDTLLAKGTISSTPLVRVSDYSVGFKKTATYFLSTYTVPPVTYDKTTHATVPLNEGKLFVQNRKDQLAASAIAASRLAFLWWTFTGDCFNVTKGTMSQIPFSPHAYGQDTFDALVELGERIEEALPAVRSWDLNSGKYVGGYAIPELRHLTGQADEIMLEAIGRIDLLPEIQYAHARMYKSTGISATTLRKLPFEVEV; this is encoded by the coding sequence ATGCGCTGGACATTGTACGGGCCGCGCTTCTTGCCGGTGCGGGGCGACGTGTCACACCCCAATCAGGGCGGCTTCGACGTCGTCATCGGCAACCCACCCTACGTCAACCGGCGCGAGCTCAGCTACCGCATCACCGGCTTCGAGACAGACAACGTCGACGACATCTACGCCTCCTGCTGCGAGCGCTCGGCGCAGATCACGCGCCCGGATGGCCGGCTCAGCCTGATCGTTCCCATCCGCAGCCAGTTCGCCGATCGCGACGAGTCACTGCGGAAGTTCTACGAGCGGCGGTTCGATGCGATCTGGGTGAGCACCTTCCAGGAACGCCCGGCTGCCCTGTTCCAGGTGAAGGTGCGCAGCACGATCATCACCGCCGCCGGGTATGGCAGCGTCTCCGAGCTGCACACGACGCTCACCCACAGCTGGATCGAGGCGTTCCGTCCGCATCTGATGGCGACACTGCGGTATTCGCTTCGGCCCGCCGGCTCGCGGACCCCGAACTGGATGCGCGCCAGCAGCGACGCGATGTTCGAGCTGATCGACACGCTGCTTGCGAAGGGCACGATCTCCTCGACGCCGCTTGTCCGTGTGAGCGACTACTCCGTCGGTTTCAAGAAGACCGCCACGTACTTCCTGAGCACGTACACGGTGCCGCCGGTCACCTACGACAAGACCACGCACGCCACGGTGCCCCTCAACGAGGGGAAGCTGTTCGTTCAGAACCGGAAGGACCAGCTCGCGGCCAGCGCGATCGCGGCGTCGCGGCTGGCGTTCCTGTGGTGGACGTTCACGGGCGACTGCTTCAACGTCACCAAGGGCACGATGTCGCAGATCCCATTCTCCCCGCACGCTTACGGGCAGGACACGTTCGATGCTCTGGTGGAGCTCGGCGAGAGGATCGAGGAGGCGCTGCCGGCCGTGCGCTCCTGGGATCTCAACTCCGGGAAGTACGTGGGCGGGTACGCGATCCCCGAACTGCGTCATCTCACCGGTCAGGCCGACGAGATCATGCTGGAGGCGATCGGCCGCATCGATCTGCTGCCGGAGATCCAGTACGCCCACGCCCGGATGTACAAGAGCACCGGGATTTCCGCGACGACACTGCGAAAGTTGCCGTTCGAGGTCGAGGTGTGA
- a CDS encoding HNH endonuclease family protein — protein sequence MNRRTRRASTALAAVAALALGFGAHQLGITSWIDTWTRPQAPAPDPTYDYTALAAVAQELPLIDPTEEIPEYRRATFGERWIDIEGNGCDQRDDLLAVQLQDVVRDGCTVLSGVLDPDPYTGTRIEFEHDRIAAPGAPGSSGVQIDHIVSLSAAHAGGAWAWTEQQRIQFANSFDNIVAVDGNTNAAKNDHGPALWLPSNADYVCTYVARYTEIVDTWHLAVDEADRGALVDTLSTCAAQQASDESGSMS from the coding sequence ATGAACCGACGCACCCGCCGCGCCAGCACAGCCCTCGCCGCGGTCGCAGCTCTCGCGCTCGGCTTCGGCGCCCACCAGCTGGGCATCACCTCCTGGATCGACACATGGACGCGCCCGCAGGCACCCGCCCCGGACCCGACCTACGACTACACCGCGCTCGCCGCAGTCGCGCAGGAGCTGCCGCTGATCGATCCCACCGAGGAGATTCCCGAGTATCGCCGCGCCACGTTCGGCGAGCGCTGGATCGACATCGAGGGAAACGGCTGCGATCAGCGAGACGATCTCCTCGCCGTCCAGCTGCAGGACGTCGTCCGTGACGGTTGCACGGTGCTCTCCGGCGTGCTCGACCCCGATCCGTACACGGGCACACGCATTGAGTTCGAGCACGACCGGATCGCCGCCCCTGGAGCCCCGGGAAGCTCCGGCGTCCAGATCGACCACATCGTCAGCCTTTCGGCGGCGCACGCCGGGGGCGCGTGGGCGTGGACCGAGCAGCAGCGCATTCAGTTCGCCAACTCGTTCGACAACATCGTCGCCGTCGATGGCAACACGAATGCGGCCAAGAACGACCACGGGCCAGCCCTGTGGCTGCCATCGAACGCCGACTACGTGTGCACCTACGTCGCCCGCTACACGGAGATCGTCGACACCTGGCACCTCGCGGTCGACGAAGCCGACCGCGGTGCGCTCGTGGACACGCTCTCAACCTGCGCTGCCCAGCAAGCCAGCGACGAGAGCGGGAGCATGTCGTGA